In the genome of Hirundo rustica isolate bHirRus1 chromosome 16, bHirRus1.pri.v3, whole genome shotgun sequence, the window TTGTCATTAGTCATTTACACATGGAAACGATATCTATTTGGCAAAAGGTCgaatagattttttaaaagaaatcctttGTATTGCTTTATTACAGTAGATAGATTTCCCTCTTAGTACTGACCGTAAGATCTGTTTCACTCTTCAGCATGAACTGCCCCAGTGCTGACCATCAGgacatttttctctatttttattccttgctAATTGCAGGACAGCCATGGATAAAAGCGAGTTGGTACAGAAAGCCAAACTGGCTGAGCAGGCCGAGCGTTACGATGACATGGCTGCAGCTATGAAGGCTGTCACTGAGCAGGGACATGAACTGTCCAATGAAGAAAGGAATCTCCTCTCCGTGGCCTACAAGAACGTGGTCGGTGCCCGTCGCTCGTCCTGGCGTGTGATTTCCAGCATCgaacagaaaacagagagaaacGAGAAGAAACAGCAGATGGGAAAAGAATATCGTGAGAAAATTGAGGCTGAATTGCAGGATATCTGCAATGATGTTCTGGTAATAATCcaacagcaaaaataacagTAGTTAGTACTGCAGCATTCTTCAGAGAGGCTTAAGGAATTTTAGTAGTGCTGTAGACACTGCAGCACCTTAGCACGGGAATAATTTTGCATAGCTACATACTTGAGTCCAATTCTAGCTCCTAAGTCATTTAATTTGCTTCTTAGGGAATTTGTtataaaagagtattttttttttttagcagcaaAAAACAACCAAGTCCATGTTGAAGccccctggctgctggctggaggGCGTTCACCATGAAAACAAATTTACATCTGGGGCACTGACATGAGTCCTGCTAAAAGGCCTGCTGCTTATATTCTTTAATTAATGAATGCTGATGTCCCAAGTCTTGTTTAGTACTTTTTTTATGGAGAAGGtatgttgtttttctcccagACTGATTTTGCTCAGGAGCAGATGCTGTCAGTGCAGTCAGTCTTTGCATCTTTCTGAGTGCACatgtgctccctgtgccactgtcaGACTTTTCAGCTTAAGTTGGAGATAGAATCAGTTTCTTGTGACAGTTTCACAGCTCAGCATAGAATTCAAATTTGTGGCAGCAAAAGTGACCAGATATGCtaatttccagctgctgcttttcattaGTTTGGTCATGGATGTGGGTTTGCATCAGCAGGCTTAAGCCCTGATAGCCTTCAGATCCTACTGGAGGGAATTGTGGATAGGATCAACTTAGCAAGTTTTCAGCTCTCCACAGATTATGCTACaagtagtttatttttttttgcccagAGTTTAGACAACAGTAGGCAAAGTGATTAACACATGAGTCTGCGTAAGTCATGACAGAAGTCATTGTTACTGTTTGAACAGTTCATGCTCACCATTGTAACAAAGGCTCTGTTTCAGACATTATTTTTCTGActcaggaaacatttttttttaatctttctcaGGAACTCCTGGATAAATACCTTATTGTCAATGCCACGCAGCCAGAAAGCAAGGTCTTctatttgaaaatgaaaggtGATTACTACAGATACCTTTCAGAGGTGGCATCTGGGGACAATAAGCAAAGTAAGTAGAAATTAAATCTCTCTCTGTGGACCAAGCAGAATCAAGTATAAAAAACACTTGTATTCTTTTTCTCAACAtcctgtatttatttcttttcactaCTGCTCTGTAGTTATGAAGATAGGTGCAGTGCAAGTCACTTCTGGAGAAAGGCTTCACCAAAATTAATAGAAGTGATTGACAGATGTTCTTCAATGCAGTCAAACTCTGCTTGCAGCCCCTCACCACAGCAACTAGTTTTCAAGCATATGTGGCAGTGTAAAATCATTTTCCTGGAGAATGTAGGTTTCTTTCTCATGGAAAATGCTTAGTATGTTTCATCTCATGTTTAAACTATGAATTCAGCTCAAGTCTTCACTATTTGCAAACTCTCTGCACAAAATATGGGGTATTGGGTTCCTGGGTTCTAAAGTCATAACTTCTGAAATGGGAAAGTAGTGCTGAACTCTCTGAATTCCTGTGAGTGTCTGATGTAGTCCATGTATTGCAAACTTAGCTTGATGTCAGTATGGAGCTTATTGTTACTCAGCTAGGAAGGGACTGTTGGTTTTGCCTTGAAGCCCCAACCTGAAATACAAAGTTCATGACCTAGATGCAGCAGTTCAGTTACCTCTTCTTCCCCATATGGTTTTGTCTGGATTTGTTATTGATAACTGTGACTTTTTCAGCTGGGCTGGAAATGAATGTTTAAAACCAGAACACTTGAGAAGAGTTTGTGTCCATTGAGATTGGTTGGAATTTGTTGAATAAATTTTaagtttctattaaaaaatctatttcagcATTTATTGTTCAGCAAGTGGAAGGATTTTGCATGTAAAAACATTGAAAGAAGTGTCTGTGCATAGGTAATTGTATGAATTTCTGGTGGCACAGTAGTCTGGGCTGGGAATATAATTGCTTCCCCCGTGAAGTAGAGAGATGTACTGTGTATTTATTTGGTTGTAATTGCTTCTTGCAGCAACGGTAGCAAACTCCCAGCAAGCTTATCAGGAGGCATTTGAAATTAGCAAGAAAGAGATGCAGCCAACACACCCCATTCGACTCGGTTTGGCTCTAAATTTCTCTGTCTTCTACTATGAGATCCTAAATTCTCCTGAAAAAGCCTGTAATCTGGCAAAGACGGTAAGCAGACACTTCATATCACCAATTTTTGTGGAGGCTGAGGAGGTAATTACATGGTTACAGTAACACTTCGTAGATGATTATGCTTTTTCATATTAAATTCCTTAAAAATGCTGTCATAAAATGGTTGTCATTGTAATATATTTTCAGGTAAGTTGGTTTGCTGGACTAGCTTAGCTTTGGGTAAGGCTAATTTGCTACTGCAGCTGTTCCAGTGACGGGGAAGACAAATTGCCTCTGTTTAATGTCCACCTAATTCTCTTAGAATGTATTTGTGTCAAAATTGAAAACACTTGAATTAATTTAGCACTTCtaaagtgaaatatttatttaaattggaGCACTTAGCTGGTAAATGAAGTGTTGTCTGTGTGCCCATCTTTGTAGCCCTAAATGTCGTTGTTATCCATATGCATGTGTGTCCCTCTCTCCAGAGACCAAAGAGAGCTTTTGGGATGGGTTGTGGCAAACAAATAGACAGTCATTTTTTCCTTAGCCTTCTCCCTAAAATAGGATTAGTCTTCTAAATGGAGCTTTTTGTGTCTGTGAAAATTGTCTGGTAGTAACTTGAATAACATGGCATTAGGTGAATCTTTGTGTTTTAATACGCACTTCAGTAAGACTTTGTAACAAGAAGTGATGTTGtgctgaaaatgctgctgctgttcttgcttttttttttagttaaaatgcTTACATCTGTTTCAAACCTGAATGAAGAAATAGCACTTATGGCTCTCAGACTCACAGTATTGATTTTTATGTGTAACAGATGGATGGGAAGAATGGCTTTGTTAATCTCTAGTGGAACATACCTGAtttcctctgctgttctgaaaaGAAGTGGAAAACCTTCCTGCCCACTGTTGAAAAATCTTGTGTTCCATTTTCTTGTCTACTTACTCATGtactatatatatgtatgtatgtatgtatgtatgtatgtatgtatgtatgtatacacacactCATTCAAGTAATAGTACTTTTGTCTTTCACTACTTGTTTAGACCAGTGAGACCTTCCTTTTAATAAGTCTGTTTTTTCAAGTGTTGCCTTAACCTGACTTTAAGCTATGTGAACCATTTTTCACGTAGCACAGTGTGCTCTTGCCACTTCAGTACTTGGTACTGGCGTTTCGTAAAGTTTTCTGGGCTTTTATCTGGACACCACTGAAGACTTCTGTTTTCCCCTGGCTGTCTGGGATCTGGTGCTCACtttgttttacatttcttcttgtggtggaaaagaaaaatactggaaGCCCTTCTTACAGAATTTGGATAGTAATGTGGCAAATTTGTAAGGTCTGTATAAGCAGAAGTGACTTCAGAAAGCAGCGTGTGAAAgggctgtgtttgtttttaggCATTTGATGAAGCGATAGCAGAGCTGGACACGCTGAATGAAGAGTCTTACAAAGACAGCACCCTGATCATGCAGCTGCTTAGGGACAACCTCACTGTGAGTACCATGGGGCAAACCACTGCACTCTAGGCTGCTGCACTCTGAAGTGGGACTCAGCATCTGAAAGCTGTTCTGTGCCATTAAAAGCTTTCTCTGAGGCGTTAACTGCATGTGTTAACTGCGATGCTTTTTGTAACCAGACCAGTTAGACTTACTTGTTCAAACTAGGAATCGCTTGTTAACTGCTGTAACAAACACAGATTCCTTTTGTAACACAGAGTGGAGTTCTCAGCAGTTTTATGTGGAACTTCCCAGCTTGTGCTAGCTTCTTGCTTATCTTTTATTCATGTTCtagtttattattattcttcAGCTTTACTATTAAGTTCAGTTCTGCATTGCTCTTAGCTGAGAAAATTGCACAGCTACTCCTAATTACGCTGTCTTCCCTTTCCTGACAATTGTAATTAACCGTGCTTCCAGCATAAACACGTGTTTGTATTTCCTTACAGCTATGGACGTCGGAAAACCAGGGAGATGAAGGGgatgctggggagggagagaacTAATGGCTGTCACGCTTCACTATATGTTCAATGTCACCCTGTATCCTACACATAATCCCTTTGTGCGACAAGCAAAAAGAATAGTACATTGACTTTCACAACCTCAACGTAGCAAAAACTGTCTGTGGGGTAAAACCGGTTGGTTGGTGTTTTGTGTACCTAGAGCGGAGGTCGGTTATTCCAATGGCATTCCGAACTTTCCTATTCTGAACATTTACAGTTCCGATTACcgtgtttatatttttaactgaacactgtgataataataaaaataaagggtttTGTGATTGCAATTGACTTTACAAAACTCTTATTGGTAGAAAAGTAGACATCAATTATGTAACTCTGGCGAGCTTAATTTGGCACCAAAATAGTCGAAGTACAATTCTGTTGTAAAGTTGTACAGAAAGTTATAGAGATTCTATTGTTACACTGGGGCATGGAAGGAAAACAATCCAATGTATGGCATTCCAGTTAGGGACACTGCTATGAGGTAGTTGAACAGGCACACTCTGTAGACATTTGTAACTGAGTCTGAGGCACCGCTTTCAGTCAAAAGCTCACTTTGTCAATCCTGTCTTTCTGGGGATGGGGTTTGctttggggaggagggaaacGGGGGAGTTAGCAGCTTGATTTCCAAACTCTTTACACTGGCAGATAACTGGGATTTGACTTCTCAAAGTGCTTTCATGCTCATACCACATGCATGACTAAGCCCCTTCCCACAGCAATAACTTTTACCTAGCTACAATTTAGATATTCTTCAGTAGTAAAAACTCTTGGTTCGCTGCCATGGACTTGCAATAGGAGAAGATTCAATTTTTTGAATGGCCTTATTAGTTTGGATGATACCATGAAGTGATCTGCCACTTTTGCATTACTTTACTCTTAGGTGAATCAAAATCTCCATGGTATTCCCATTCTCAATTTATCCTGAAAACTTAAGTAATCCACTGAGCCATCTTTAAGTTCACGTTATAGAAATTTTTCTCCCACTGGACTCTGTTCATCCTTGACCCTCTCACCTGTTTAAACTCCATTAAAGCAGTTTTGGACTCCCACATACACATCATCTTTCTTTGGTTCCTGGTGATGTCAGGATGGTGGATGAGGCCTGCACCTCACCAAGGACAGGTTTTTCCTTGGGTGTCTgagagctgccagggctgtTGCATTCTTCAGCTCTTGTCTGCCATTCTTTGGTAGTACCAGGAAACTGGCTCAAGTACTGGCTCAAATATTCAGGATTTCCCATCTTGTACCGGAATGCAGACCTACACATCTGTAATGCTTGTAATATTTGAGCTCCAAACGTCCTCACCTTGTCATGTTTCAAACATGTCCCATTTAACAAAACCTAGTAAGAGTTGTGTGAATAATGCAGTGGAAAAGATTAGGAATAGTCACCTATCAGTCCCGTGGTATCATCCCCTGCCTTCACATTCCACTTAGGTATAGGATCCATCTGTTTGTCCATCTGTCTGCTGAAGAGAATTTCATGCACTGATTTTAAAACTCCCCTCTACTAGCTGAACAAATTGTGCAGTTAATACTTGGCGCTTGATAAATGCAGTAGTGAATGTGGAACCGAGCCTGTCTGTATATCTGGTAGCTCTTTTCGCTTTGTTTTTACTGACCAGTATTCTGCCTAAAGTTTGCTTCTGTGACGGTTATATTGCCTAGCACACACGTGGTTGTGAGAATAGTATAGCAAAAAGAAATACCTGGTTATTGATGTACTAGATTTGTGTATGTCTTTTAAACAGTTCTAGTTTCACCTTACACAAAATAATCAGGAAAGTGTAAAAGAATTCAAaagtgaataataaaaaaaaattttatcaTTTGGTTGTCTGTTGTTGTCTTTGCTGTAGTAGTGCCAAAAGCTGTGGTAGTAAAATCACCACTTATATTCAGTTTTCAGTTTGTGGATTGTGTGAGTTGATTCATGGTTTACAAATACTGGGTTACTCATTCCTTTGCCGAGAGACTTTCCCACACACCCTCCCAGATTTGTAGGAGAAAACActgtttctcttcttcttcaTAGAGGGCATACTTGTAATATATTGTCATTGCAGGGCTTAAATGCAACTCTAAATAACAATTTAACTTGCCATGAGTCATTGCATATTGTAGGGTTGAACACACTGTAAATGAGAAAAGTCTGTGGGTTAGAATCTTGAGAATGTTTTAAATCCCCACTCCGAACACGGAGCTGGCCTCACCTCTGCACATACAGTCCATGCTGGGCTGAAGGAACACCACAAATAGCGGAGGTGCACTGGACATAAGAGCACTTGAAGGGATGGATGGCAGTAGCCAGGCAGCCGATCCCCAGCAGCCTAAAAGCTTCAAGGAAGATTGGTCCTGTTCCTGGAGTGGGGCAACACAGAAGTGTGCGCAGTGAAAAATGTCACTTGGCTGCTCTTGATTGACCAATTAGGGCGTTAGGCCAAAATCTTGAGCGCTGCTCTGCCCTATGCCGTGGCTTTACATGGTGGTGCCTCCATGTCTGTAATTATTGCTACTTTgtcattttcttcagcctttaTGGACATACCTAAATGGATGCACATCTTAAATTATACATCTTAATACACCATGcatcttaaattattttatagtgTGCAGTCTGACTCACGCTGATGACACTGTCAgctctgagaagaaaaatccctGTGTTTGCTAGCTGCTCCTGTGCAGAGACCACCTCCTATCTTAGTCCTCTCACATATCATCTCTCATCCTTGGCTGTCTCTTTTGAGGAAATCATGAGCTGAGGCTGGTCTGCAGCAGTGATGAATTGAGGGGGAGtctcaattttttattttattctgtctttCTGGGAAAGGGCACTCCAGCTGGCCCAGCCACAGTATGAGTCCAGGTGCACTCTACACCTTTGACTCATCTAactgttgctgctgcagcttctcatTCTTGGCACTGATGCTCGTGTGACCTTCGGGTGAGGCATCTTAGTGTGGGAAACCACCAGAAGGTTTCTGTGAAGATGAGAGTTCCGATGGCCCCGCAGCTGACCCTTCCGAGGGTGCAGGATGGGGTGGAGCCAGATGCTGGGGGAGCTGCTTTGGAATTGCACGAGGTTCCTGCGTGCTTTCGTGCAGCGTTTCAGCAGCACAATCACGTCCAGAACAGCTGGGGTGCGATCAGTGGATGAAAGTGAGCTTACAACACTCCTGGGCCATACAGACAAGAGGTGATGATGGCAGAGGCCATATTCCCTGCGTCTCGGTAGGGTCCTGAGGGAGATTGCCGTGGAGTTTGGAAATGCGTGAGCACGCGGTGAGGCGGGATTTGTAACCGAGCTGAGTACGGCTCCTGCCTGTACTCCTTAACCAGGGAATTACATACCAGAAGGTGCATGCGATTTCCTAAAAGCGCGTGGGTGGGACACGCCGTCAGTGTTCCAGGGCGACAACGCAGCGCAGTTCCCCTGCCCTTTCGGAAAGGCACGGGATTCGCAGGAGCTGCGATCCTCAGAGACCCTCGGCTGCGCGGGGGCCgccgctgccctgccctgccctgcccgcagGGCTGTCCGCTCCGCAGGGGCGGGGCACGGCCGCACCTGGCCGGGGTGTGGCGGTGGGCGGGGGTCCCTCCGGCACCTGGCCGGGGTGTGGCGGTGGGCGGGGGTCCCTCCGGCACCTGGCCGGGGTGTGGCGGTGGGCGGGGGGTCCCTCCGGCACCTGGCCGGGGTGTGGCGGTgggcgggggtcccggggcCGCCGCGGAAGAGGCGGGCGGTGGCGTCAGCCGCAGCGGAGCGGTGCTGCCGCGGCGAGCGCTCGGTGTGAGTGCGGGGCCGGCTCCCAGCGCCCAGCTCCGGCTGCCGGGGCTGTTTCTCGGGGCGGGGGTGGCCGGGGGTCCCCGCCGGCGGGCGGGCTCGGGCAGGGCTCGGGGCGCTCCTCCGCAGCCCCGTCCCGTGTCCGGCGGTGTGCGCTGCCCTCGGCTCCCCGGCGGCGCTGTGCTTCCTCTGCCCGGCCGCTCCCCGCTCCGGCCGCCTCCTCCCCGTCTgagctcccttccctccctgccccgctgGCTGTGAaggggtgctggggctgctctgttACGCTGTGTTAGTTTCGGGGGGCCTGGGAGGCGCCTGTGGGCGGTGCGAGGAGCGGGGCCGTGGCACGGAGCCGGTCGCGGCTCTGCCGTGGGGACCTGCCTTTGGCCGGGGGATTGCTCGATGCACCTGTCCTGGATATGCGTGCTCATTTTGGGTATCTATAGGTATCTGACCAAGTGCCTCAGGACTTTTGAGCTTTCAGGTAAGAGCCCCCACGGATGGATTTATAAGCTTTTGGGGCAGGACCTGCATTTCTGTGTTCCTAAGCGGTACCCCGGGGATCCCAGGTAGTGACTGGGTTGTCTTCACACAGAACTTTATACTCAGCTGAAACCAGGCAGAGACTGAGCATCGATTTGCCTGCTCTGGGAACAGTAGTCATCAAGCTGAGAAATTGGGAAGAGGTGGCTAAAACCCCTTCTTGCCTTGTCTGCCTTGTTAGAGATGGAGTTGTTTGCAGGGAGCAGCGTGGGCTGCAGTTCTGTTCCCTGGGCGTCAGTACAAACCCCCGCTCCTTGGGTCTGCTCTGGCTGGAGGGAGCCATTAAGGAGTTAAAATGGTGCTGGTGCTGATGGGCGGTTTACTTTCTGAGAAATTAAactccattttatttcttttgtggCTTGCATGTTTTAAGGAGCAAATGTCTGTGGTGTGTCCCTCTGCATCTTTCCAGGGCTTGCAAGGGCTGTGAGGTGCAGATCCCAGCTCAACTTCTGCACCAAAATTGTTCTGTCCTGGAAAGTTTTGGGATTGCAGCTTCCTTGGGGCATTCCTGTTCCTAGTGCTGCTGGTGGGAAGGGCATTGCTTTgacttgtgctgctgcagtggggcCAGCCCCGGTGTGGCTCTGTGGTTGCTGCAGCCTCGGGTCTGtctccttctgcagctgagctctgtgggTGACCATGAATGCCAGTGGCCCTGGCTATCCCTTAGCCTCTCTCTACGTGGGAGACCTGCACCCAGATGTGACCGAAGCCATGCTCTACGAGAAGTTCTCCCCTGCTGGGCCCATCATGTCCATCCGAGTCTGCCGGGACGTGGCCACGCGCCGGTCGCTGGGTTATGCCTACATTAACTTCCAGCAGCCTGTGGATGGTACGttccccaaaacacagccctgaggaACTGCCCCACAGCGGGGACTTGGGAGTGCAAGTGATGTAAGGGAGGGCAAGGGAAGAGGGGGGAGCAGCTGTCTGAATGGCTTGGTTCTAAGTAATCCAAATCTGCTCTCTGATGGTGACCCATCCTGCTTCCATCTCTTCCTAGGGTCTGGGAAGTgatgcagctgctgggctctggtggGGAGATGAAGGTGACTTGCAAAAGTTGCCTCCCTCCTTCTTCTCCATCAGAGAAGGGCACCAAAACCCCTTCTGCCCTTCCCCTGGGGTACCCAGCTGCCCACTGGCTCACAGTGTAAAGTGAGGCCACTCTCCTGGCAGGCATTGCATGACACAGTGCTGTAATTGGAAGGTGTTCTGTGCTGAAGTGAGGCCCTAGTGATGGGAAGGTGTTGATTTAGTTGCCCTAGAGACCAAAATCCTTACTGGATAAATTAGCTGGGCCTGTGACTGGAACTTGTAGTGAAATGGTTGATCCTTGGGAGTCCAACGTGCTTtggagatgaaaaattaattaaccaAAGAGTGGTGTGGCTGTAGGGgtggggaggcagagctgcctaTCCCATTTAGGTTAACAAGAGCCAGTCCCTGCTTCCTGTGcccatctcagctgctgcaggatgtgAGGGAGATCTGTCTCTATtactcccctctcctcccctttcTTTGCCAGCTGAGCGAGCCCTGGACACCATGAACTTCGAGGTGATCAAGGGCCGACCCATCCGCATCATGTGGTCCCAACGGGACCCCGGGCTCAGGAAATCAGGGGTTGGAAATGTCTTCATCAAGAACCTGGATGACTCCATTGACAATAAAGCCCTGTATGACACATTCTCTACCTTTGGAAACATCCTGTCATGCAAGGTGGGTGTGCCCAGGGCCCTGCTGGAGAGGgcttgctgcagagctgccctcaCTCTTGGAAGCAtgctcagctccagccagctGGAATTCACTTTCTCATTTCACTTCCCACAACATATTCCTCAAATTCCCAGCTGCTTTGAAGCCAAAAGGCCTTGCTATGTTTCCCTTCAGAATGGGGGCTTTTCCCCAGTCCCTGCACAGAAATGTTACCACCAGTGGCATGTGGGTCTTGGGGAGCCATAAATTCCTGGGTATCATACAAAGCATCCAAACCAACACCCTGACCTGCTGCCAACACCCCaacagagctcagctgcagtgggagcaggaTGTCAGGGAGGGAAAATGCCCAGGATGAGGTTTTCCTGTGACGTACCTGTGTACAAATATGGAGAAAAACCAGTGTCTGTCTCTTTCCTTTGCCCCTCGTGCTGTTTGTAGGTGGTTTGTGATGAAAATGGATCCCGTGGCTATGGCTTTGTCCACTTTGAGACGCATGAGGCAGCAGCTCGGGCCATTGAGACCATGAATGGGATGTTGCTCAATGACAGGAAGGTGTAAGTGCCAGAGAGAGGAGCCTGGGCTCTGCACttggctctgctcctcccttgCCTTGGTCCTCTATCAGCAGTAAAAGCATGCCCTGCTCAGACatccccttcctgctgctctgcatcttCCCTT includes:
- the YWHAB gene encoding 14-3-3 protein beta/alpha, which encodes MDKSELVQKAKLAEQAERYDDMAAAMKAVTEQGHELSNEERNLLSVAYKNVVGARRSSWRVISSIEQKTERNEKKQQMGKEYREKIEAELQDICNDVLELLDKYLIVNATQPESKVFYLKMKGDYYRYLSEVASGDNKQTTVANSQQAYQEAFEISKKEMQPTHPIRLGLALNFSVFYYEILNSPEKACNLAKTAFDEAIAELDTLNEESYKDSTLIMQLLRDNLTLWTSENQGDEGDAGEGEN